The Hyla sarda isolate aHylSar1 chromosome 2, aHylSar1.hap1, whole genome shotgun sequence genome includes the window actggaaggattacgataatttacaaatctgtaactttctggcaccagttgatttgtaaaaactgttttccactggagtacccctttaaggacaacttTGTTAATGTCCTtgtgtggcccagccagagccctgacttaagCCATATTGAACATCTCTGAAAAGACCAGAAAATGGCTGTGCACAGAAAGTTCTCCTCCAACCTGACTGGGCTTCagagaatctgcagagaagaataggGAAATGTCCCCAAATCCAGatatgcaaaccttgtggcatcatacccaagaaaacTGGTggctgtaatcgctgccaaaggagtttcaactaagtactgagtaaagtgtctggatacttactgtaatacaatattttagtttttacttttcaataaatttgcaaagatttctaacattctattTTGCTTTTTTCCTTATGGGATTTCGAGTGCAGAATGAAGGGGAAAAACCTGACTTTTTGAGACTATGGGAAGTTTAGATTTATTGTAAGTGTTAGAATAGGGAACAGATTATATATTCTCTTCTAATAAAGATGTGAATATAATTTACATTTTGAACATGTTATTTATAAcccattcaaaatgtcctcttcaaTTTGGACTTCCACCAGTTCAGTCCAGTTCAGAACATATCACTTCCCCAAAAAGGTGTTTGGTTTGACCCTCAAATGATCATTTGAACAGTTATTTACATGAGTGAAGAATACTTTAAAGttatcatttaaaaatgtatataagtatttaAACCAGCAGCTGAAGAGTAAAATTGTTCTCCACCTCCACAGTAAATCACTAAAGGTGCATCACAAATCACTAAATTGTTTCCAAGTTGTAAATATAACCTCAGGAGTCAGGGTATACACTTATATGAAAATCATACAAAACCATACCAGATGCATTGAATTGATTACACTACTTTTATTAATGCCACTTATACATGTATCAAGTCTTCATAATGATTTTGCTGGTGCTTTACTGGGCAAATCACACACACTGTTAACATGTAGATCAAGATGTTTATGCAGCAGAAGCAAAACCAACTTGATTATTGCCAAGGTCATATACGGAATAGTACTGCCTGAGGAAGACATCACCAAGGATCCATAGTGGTTGTCCACTCTGAGAAGGCAGGTAAGTTGGCATAATACCAATGGTGCAGTATCCATTGTTCTAAATGTATAAAAACACAAcaaattataataatgataatactaTTTGCTTTTTGACATTTACAAATCAAAGTAAttgtaattgtattttaaggAAGACGATTACCTGAAGAACGTAAGCAGATGGTGGAAGTGGGAAAGATACCCCACTAATGGTGAAGCTGATTGTTGGAAGACTCTGGATGTTACCACAGCTCACAGCATACTGCAATAAGAAATACAATTATTACTACAATTCAGACTAATCATCTTCAAACAAAATATCTAAACATAATAAAGTTTCACTTTTATGTAACTTTTAAGAATAAGCTGTCCTGTGTGTATACATGAAAAGTAGTACTATTTTTGGCCACTTGTAtctttaattttcacttttcTTGAAGTAGTGGGTGGAGACCAATCACTATgatgtcccccatatacacacaaagAAAATGAGATCCTGCTTCCCTCCGTAtctctctatagcacaccctaaGAACCATCATTAGCATGAAGGGCATTCTAAATATGAAGCACTGGGGGTGAGCTATaacactaaccaactcactagcTAGATCTCCCACAGGGGAATCTATAAAGATTGATTTCTTAACAGTTTTCAGAGTAAATAATGAGTTTTTAATTgagtggaggaggaaaaaaagcctgATAAAttgggaaagtttttttttaacaatgtaaaATTCTGAGTTTATTTGCTTGTACCATTTATGCAGTTTGCTAAAAGTGTTGTGATAATTTAATGCTTAACACCTCCCATCTCAGCTTCAGATACAGAAAATATAGCAACTTACATTTCCATTCTGATCTTGTTGTGCCCCAATGCTTTGCATGAGGCTggagaattctgcttgaggagcAGTCAGCAGGGAAGTTCCAGTGTCTACAATACCCTGGCATCCTTGGCTACACCATCCAGTAGCTTGTCCATTGATTGAGAACCTAAAGGAGATTCATACAGCTACCAAATTAGTAACAATTACACCATTATGCAAAAAGGGGCAATTTCTTTTTTAACATATGCCTGAGGTTGACACCTACACTCTTAGCCCCCACAACTTCCTGATTACTTGGAATATGTCCTCTCCACAAGAAGTTCCTGGTGAGCCACTAACTGGTTGAGGGGGACACTGCCACAGCCAGCGATTGGCTGACCAGAGCACTTTCTGCAGGGATGATGTCACCAAGAATTAGCGGTCATGGATGAGGACTGGAAGCAGCTTTGAAGGATCAGGGAGGGACAGCATATATAAAAACAATTCCCACAGACAACCAATTTATAGTTtacaacaatggccctcatttactattctaaacccgacttgttttgtcggattttttttggcgcatctttgtctgcgacatgtcgcagacatcgtgcgacaggatgcaacattttttcccgacggacccgatgtggattctccaaaacccaaaaaaggggcgtaacccgacatttctgagctttttcacgtatttataaaggtttccagcccgaatttgttgaattgttgtggattttttcccaacaactaagaggagttggaaacaaaaaccaacaaaaaccacgtgcgacaaacaggatgcgacataataataaataccagggggaaaaaacagtcgggtaagaaagcaacatagacttacaacccgattttctaagtaaatgagggccaatgtgtactaTTGGAGTGTagataacatattttttttaataagtaaGAAAGACTTTGAAACCTACCCTTGGATTCCAATTTGCCAGTAAGTTTCAGAGGTGACAGGAGTCCAGTAGATTTGTCCTGAGTAGTAGTTTTGATCAACTCCTCCAAAAGCAACTTCTCCTCCACTCTGAGAGTTCTCCTGTCTGCATATGGAAGACATTTCAATTGAATTTATGTTCAGATTTCATGTTACAACACAAAGTGATTGAACAAAAAGCTttcaaaacatataactttaccCGCTCAGGTAGAATCCGAACATAGGTTGGTTGATAAGATTCTGTTGGATCATTCCCTGCATCACAGTGGTGGCTCCTCCTTCAGCAATTGATGGATAAGCCAGTCCCAGGATGCCATCAAACTGAGCGTACACAAAGTTGGTTCCAGGCTCAGTCACACTCAAGCCAAACTCTTGCTGGGAAATTGCTATATTTTGGATCTATGAAACAAATTGTATAAATTGAGGCACAAAGTATTATTGCATGATATCAGGAAGTTGTCACTTTAAGCGCAGTTTAAATCTATGTTTGATATTGGTTGACATTTAAACTGTCCAATCAAAAAAATACATTAAttcatagtttatttttattttaccactacTTGACTGCTGATTCTACACCTAGTCGACAGAACTAAGCTTTTCCACCTGTAATACtgggtacattttttatttatgaatAATGAGTAAGATTGCATATGGATTTCATTATGTACTATCATTATGTCCCTACTGTAAGGGACAGGCTGGCTACAAGGCACCGTTTAtgtaggggggaatttatcacccATTTATGCCAGTTTATGCCAA containing:
- the LOC130356362 gene encoding gastricsin-like isoform X2; translation: MMSTLTGSLCKQRVPLKRFKSMRQVMSEHGVKAPRVDPATKYYNQFATAYEPLSNYMDMSYYGEISIGTPPQNFLVLFDTGSSNLWVASTYCQSQACTNHPLFNPSQSSTYSSNNQQFSLQYGTGSLTGILGYDTVSIQNIAISQQEFGLSVTEPGTNFVYAQFDGILGLAYPSIAEGGATTVMQGMIQQNLINQPMFGFYLSGQENSQSGGEVAFGGVDQNYYSGQIYWTPVTSETYWQIGIQGFSINGQATGWCSQGCQGIVDTGTSLLTAPQAEFSSLMQSIGAQQDQNGNYAVSCGNIQSLPTISFTISGVSFPLPPSAYVLQNNGYCTIGIMPTYLPSQSGQPLWILGDVFLRQYYSVYDLGNNQVGFASAA
- the LOC130356362 gene encoding gastricsin-like isoform X1, whose protein sequence is MKCLILALVCLHLSEGIVKVPLKRFKSMRQVMSEHGVKAPRVDPATKYYNQFATAYEPLSNYMDMSYYGEISIGTPPQNFLVLFDTGSSNLWVASTYCQSQACTNHPLFNPSQSSTYSSNNQQFSLQYGTGSLTGILGYDTVSIQNIAISQQEFGLSVTEPGTNFVYAQFDGILGLAYPSIAEGGATTVMQGMIQQNLINQPMFGFYLSGQENSQSGGEVAFGGVDQNYYSGQIYWTPVTSETYWQIGIQGFSINGQATGWCSQGCQGIVDTGTSLLTAPQAEFSSLMQSIGAQQDQNGNYAVSCGNIQSLPTISFTISGVSFPLPPSAYVLQNNGYCTIGIMPTYLPSQSGQPLWILGDVFLRQYYSVYDLGNNQVGFASAA
- the LOC130356362 gene encoding gastricsin-like isoform X3, with translation MENTAEVPLKRFKSMRQVMSEHGVKAPRVDPATKYYNQFATAYEPLSNYMDMSYYGEISIGTPPQNFLVLFDTGSSNLWVASTYCQSQACTNHPLFNPSQSSTYSSNNQQFSLQYGTGSLTGILGYDTVSIQNIAISQQEFGLSVTEPGTNFVYAQFDGILGLAYPSIAEGGATTVMQGMIQQNLINQPMFGFYLSGQENSQSGGEVAFGGVDQNYYSGQIYWTPVTSETYWQIGIQGFSINGQATGWCSQGCQGIVDTGTSLLTAPQAEFSSLMQSIGAQQDQNGNYAVSCGNIQSLPTISFTISGVSFPLPPSAYVLQNNGYCTIGIMPTYLPSQSGQPLWILGDVFLRQYYSVYDLGNNQVGFASAA